Part of the Mycolicibacterium thermoresistibile genome, GTACTCGGCGCGCAACCGGTGCGCCTGCTCGAGCACCTCACCCTCGCGGAACACCACCTGCGAGACCCCCGACGCGTCGCGCAGATCGATGAAGATGACGCCGCCGTGGTCGCGGCGCCGCGCCACCCACCCGGCCAGGGTCACGGTCTGGCCGGCGTCGGTGGGCCGCAGTGAACCGGCGGAATGACTGCGCAGCACGAAAACTCCTGTTGATGGCCGGACGATCGGGACTGCCACAGTCTAGAGGTGGCCGGGTGAGCGGAATCCGCGGCTCAGTACACGCCCTGCCAGGCCGTGCGCCGGACCACATCGGGATCGTCGGCGACGAGGTCCTCGCCGGTGCGGATGAGGCGGGTGCGCCGCCGCCCGGTGTCGTAGCGCGGCCAGTCGGACCCGGGGTGATCGTCGGTGGCGAAGGCCAGCCAGGCGCGCTGCATGCGCCGCCCCACCGCCGGCGTCCGGCGGGCACCGAGCGGGTGCAGCCGCCGGCCCGGGTACGACGCATAGGTGTGCTGGATGTGCACGATCTCACTGCCGTGGGTGGCGCCCAGACCGAGTGCCCGCAGGGCCGGCGGGGCGTGCTCGAAGCGGTACAGGTAGGTCGGGGCGTGTGCGCTGTAGGCGTCGGCGAACGCCCAGGTCGGCGCGGCGAACATGACGTCGGCGCCCACGGCCACCGCGGCCCGGCGGCGCGGATATCCCGGGTAGGCGGCCAGCACGGTGTCGCGGGCGTGCGGCGCGTGGCGCCGGAAGTAGTGCTCCACCCGGTCGGGGGTGGTGGGCAGCATCGGCGGCCGGCCCCAGGCGAACATCGACGCCTCATCGCTGTTGGTGCCGATGATCAGCGGCACCGGGTGCACCGTCCCGGCCCGGGCCGCCGCGATCGGATGCCGCGGCAGCAGGTCCACGCCGTGGGTCAGGCCGTACGCCAGGGCCGGACTGTCGGCGATGCTGTCCAGCTGTACCAGCCCGGCCGCCCGGCGCAGCGCACGCTGCGGCAGTTCCCGGATGTCGTCGACCCCGACACCGAGCCGCTCGACGAAGCGGGCCGCCCGTCCGGCGCGCAGGTCGGCATCGGCGATCAGCGGCAACGCCGGGCTCTGGGCGATGGCCCGGTGGAACAGCCCCCGCGCGGCCGGGCTGGCCAGCAGCGCGAGCACCGATGTGGCCCCGGCGGATTCGCCGAACACGGTGACCCGGCCGGGATCGCCGCCGAACGCGGCGATGTTGTCGCGCACCCACCGCAGTGCGGCGACCTGATCGCGCAGCGCCAGGTTGTCGTCGAAGCCGGCGCCCAGGCCGCTCAGTTCGAATCCGCCGAACACCCCCAGCCGGTAGGTGACGTTGACCACGACCACATTGCCGTTGGCGGCCAACCGTGAGCCGTTGTAGAGCTGCAGATGCCCGGCGCCGTACACGAACGCGCCACCGGGAATCCACACCATCACCGGCAGCGATCCGCCGGGATCGGGTGACCAGACGGTCAGCGTCAGACACGCCTCGTCGCGGATCCTGGGGTCGTCCTTACCGCCGCCGACGAACGACCTGCCCTGGGGCGGGATCGGCGCCGGTTCCACCGCGTCCCGCACGCCCGACCACGGCCGCGGCGGCTCGGGCGCCCGGAACCGCAAATCCCCCACCGGTTGTCGGGCGTACGGCACACCCCGCCACACCGCGACCCCTTCCGCGGCCTGTGCGGGGACGTTCTCGTAGCTGCCGCGCAGCCGCCCCAGCGGCGTGTCCGCGATGGGCGAACGTTCGACGACGGCGGTCACACCGGCATGGTAGTTGTGGGACGCTGAACCCATGACCTTCAACGAGGGGATGCGCATCGACACCAGCACCACGTCGACCGGCGGCGGGGGCGGTGGCCGGCGGATCGCCGTCGGCGGCGGTATCGGCGGGTTGCTGGTGGTGGTGGTCGCGTTGCTGCTCGGTGTGGACCCCGGCACCGTCACCCCGCAGCAGCAGCGGCTGGACCCCGGCGGCGCGGCCTCCGAGGGCTTCGACCTCAGCCAGTGCCGAACCGGCGCGGACGCCAACCGGCTGGCGGAGTGCCGGGTGGTGGCCACCGGGAACTCGCTGGACGCGGTCTGGGCGCAGCTGCTGCCGGGATATCAGCGCCCGCGCATCATGCTGTTCACCGATGCGGTGAACACCGGCTGCGGAGCGGCGACCAGCGATGTCGGACCGTTCTACTGCCCGGCCGATCAGACCGCGTACTTCGACACCGGCTTCTTCGATGTGCTGCGGGATCAGTTCGGTTCCAGCGGCGGGCCGTTGGCGCAGGAGTACGTGGTGGCCCACGAGTTCGGGCACCACGTGCAGAACCTGCAGGGCACGCTCGGCCGGGCGCACGGTCCGGCCGCGCAGGGCCCGCAGGGAGCCGGGGTGCGCACCGAGTTGCAGGCCGACTGCTACGCGGGGGTGTGGGCGCATTACGCCGCCATCACCGAACAGGAGGACACCGGGGTGCCGTTCCTCGAGCCGCTGAGTGATCAGGACATCGCCGACGCGCTGTCGGCCGCCGCGGCGGTCGGCGACGACCGGATCCAGCAGGCGGCGACCGGCCGGGTGAGCCCGGAGTCGTGGACGCACGGGTCGTCGGCCCAGCGGCAGAAATGGTTCACCGTCGGCTACCAGACCGGCGACCCGCAGCGGTGCGACACGTTCGCGACCGATGACCTCGGGTAGGACCCCGACGGCCGTCGACGCCGCCGCCGAACGCCACCTGGCGCGCTTTGCGGCGCTGGACCCGTGCGCGGCCACCGAGATGGGTCTGGCCGGCTACGACGACCAGATCACCGACTACTCCCCCGACGGGGTGCGGGCGCGCGCCGAACTGGCCCGGTCCACGCTGGCCGAGGTGGCCGCGCTGGAACCGGCCGACGACGTCGACGTGGTCACGTTGGCGGCGCTGCGGGAACGGCTCGGCACCCAGGTCGAACTGCACGAGGCCGGACTCGATGTCGGCGAGCTGAACAACATCGCCTCACCGCTGCAGACCATGCGTGACGTGTTCGACCTGATGAGCGCCGACAACGAGGAGGACTGGGCGCTGATCAGCACCCGGCTGTCGCGGCTGCCGGACCGCGTCGCCGGGTACGCCGAGGCGCTGCGGACCGCCGCGAACGGCCCGCAGCCGCCGGCCATCCGCCAGGTGCGCCGCGGCATCGAGCAGGCCGGCCAGATCCAGCGGTTGTTCGTGGAGATGGCGACCGACGCGCCGGTGCACGACCCGACACTGCGGGCCGAGTTGCTGCGGCACTCCCGGGCCGCGGCCGCCGCCTACCAGGGGTTGGCCACCGTGCTGGCCGAGGAGATCGCCCCGCGGGCCCGCACCCGCGACGCCTGCGGTCGCGACGCCTACCGGTTGTTCTCCCGCTGGTTCCTCGGCGCCGCCGTCGACCTCGACGAGACCTACGAGTGGGGCCTGGAATTGCTGAAAAGCATTCAGGCCGAGCAGGAATCGACCGCCAACCAGCTCTACCCCGGCGTCTCGGTCGCCGAGGCGCTGGACCGGTTGGACACCGAACCCCGGTATCTGGTGCGCGGCACCGATGCGCTGCAGGCCTGGATGCAGGACCTGTCCGACCGGGCCGTGCAGGCGCTGGCCGATCACCACTTCGACATCCCGGAGCCGCTGCGCCGGCTGGAATGCCTCATCGCGCCCACAAACACCGGCGGCATCTACTACACCGGCCCGTCCGAGGATTTCAGCCGGCCCGGCCGGATGTGGTGGTCGGTGCCGCCGGGGGTGGACACCTTCCACACCTGGCAGGAGACCACCACGGTGTTCCATGAGGGGGTGCCGGGGCATCATCTGCAGATCGGCCGCGCGGTGCTGATGTCCGACCGGCTCAACCGGTGGCGCCGGCTGGGCTGTTTCGTCTCCGGCCACGGTGAGGGCTGGGCACTCTACGCCGAACGGCTCATGGCCGAACTGGGCTGGCTCGACGACGCCGGAGACCGCATGGGAATGCTCGATGCGCAACGCTTCCGGGCTGCCCGAGTGGTCATCGACATCGGCGTGCACTGTGAGCTGACCGCACCGGACGGCACGGTGTGGGATGCCGCCAAGGCGGCCGACTTCCTCGCCCGGCACACCGTGCAGACCGAGGAGAAGCTCCGCTTCGAACTCGACCGCTATCTCGGCTGGCCCGGTCAGGCGCCGTCGTACGCGGTGGGACAACGGATCTGGCAGCAGCTGCGGGAGGAGATGACCGCGCGCGGCTGGCCACTCAAGCAGTTCCACAGCCGCGCACTGGATCTCGGCGGGCTGCCGCTCGACGTGCTGCGGTCGGCCCTGCTCGACACCGGGGCCGCCGATGGCTGAGCCGTCGGCCGAGCCGGTGCGGGCCGTCGAGGTGACCGCCGAATTGAGCCTGCTCCACATCGACGGCTGGCAGGTCTACGTGTGGCGGGACGGGGACGAGGTCACCGTGATCGACACCGGCCAACCCGGATCCGGTGCGCGGATCCTCGCCCACACCGGAACGGTCACCCAGGTGGTGCTGACCCACGGGCATGTCGACCACTGCGGGTCGGCCGCCGAACTGCAGCGGGCCACCGGGGCGTTCGTGGCGGCGGGTGCCGGGGACACCGACGCGATCCAGGCCGGCGCCGCGCTGCCACCACCGGTGTTCGAGGACTGGGAACGGCCGATCCACGAACAGGTCGCCGCCGGGCTGCCCGAGGCCGCGCCGGCGGTCACGGTGCACCGCGACCTCATCGACGGCGATGTGCTGGATTTCGGCGGCGGTGCACGGGTGCTGGCGGTGCCCGGCCACACCGACGGCAGCATCGCGATCCATCTGCCCGAACACGGGGTGTTGTTCACCGGTGACACCGTCGCCAACGTCGGCACGCTGTCGTTGGGGGTGTTCAACCGCGACCGGGCCCGCACCATCGAGGCGTTCCGCCGGCTGGCGGCGCTCGACGTCGAGACCGTCTGCTTCGGGCACGGCGACCCGATCGTCGAGGGCGGCGGGCACCGGCTCCGCGAAGTCGCGGCCGAACTGGGCTGATCTCACCGTCTCTCACCGTCTCTCAGCGTTGATGTCGACAACCTCGCGCTGCAGGCGCCGGTGTGGTCTTGACAAGCCGGGTGGCCACCGGCGAGGTTGGGTGTGGTGGCGGCATCGAAGAAATCCTCAGCTGACAACCCGGCCGGGCCGAAACTGCTCTCCGGCGGCAACCCGCAGATCCCCAAGGGCGACGGCGACGGCCCGGTGCAGGCGTACATCGCAGCGATGCCGGGCTGGAAACGACCGCTCGGTGAGCATCTCGACGAGCTTATCGGGCGGACCGTGCCCGGCGTGCGCAAGGCGGTGAAATGGAACCAGCCGTTCTACGGACATCCCGACAGCGACGGCTGGTTCTTGGCCTTCCGCTGCTACACGAACTACGTGCAGCTGCAGTTCTTCCGCGGCACCTCGCTGGAGCCGGTGCCGCCGAAGGCGTCCAGACATCCGGAGGTGCGCTACCTCGACATCCGCGCGGACGACGAGCCCGACGACCGTCTGCTGGCGTCCTGGGTCGAACAGGCCGCCGCATTGCCCGGCGAACCGATGTAGCGGAGATCCAGCGGGCTACAACCGGGCCTGCTCCTTGATCGCGGCGTCGATCTTGCGCAGCGGCCGGATCAGCGCATCCTGGGTGAAGGACGCGATCAGCTCGCCGGCCTCAGTGTGCACGGTGCCGCGGACATAGGACATCCCGGCGCCCACCTGGGTGCTCTCATGGCTGTAGAGCAGCCAGCCGTCCCAGCCGGCCGGTTCGTGGAAACTCACCGAGATCGTCATCGGCGCGGTGGACACCGTCACATGCGATTGGGCGGTGCCGATCCCGTCGTGAGCGCGCATCGTCGTCGAAATACCGAGGTGGCCGGTGAAATACGCCAGCAGCGCCTTGGCCAGATCGCTCCGCTGCGGCACCGGGTCATAGTGCAACCAGGCGTGGATCTCCGGCGGGCCGACCTCGTCGGGACTGTTCACGTCGACGATGTCGACGAGTTTGACCTGACGGCCCACCATCGGCATGTCGCAGACATTGGCCTCGTCCGGGCCGACGACCTGCGGGCGCGGCAGATGATGCCGGATGACGTCCTCACTCGGCACATCGGCCAGCACGGTGACGGTGACGCACCGCTTGCCGTTCTGCGAAGCGGTCACCACCGCGGTGGTCGTGGACCGGCCCTCGCTGATGACGTCGATGTCGAATTCGATCGGCGGGCCGACCAGCACGACCCGGGCGAAGACCGCGTACGCCGAGCGGATCGACTTGTCCCCGAAGCGTTTCGCCGCCGCCACGAGCGCCGCCGACAGCACCTGGGAGCCCTCCACCACCTGCCGCTCGTCGGTGCCGGCGATACCGGACGGCGCGGTGAACCGGTTCTCCCCGGCGGGTTCCACGTCGAACAGGTCGAGCAGCATCTGCAGTGTCCACTCCGTACGCTGCGTGGTGGACTCCTCAGTGGAATGTGTTGTCATGCTTGTCCTTTCAGATCGTGTGGACTGTTCAGCGGGCCCGGATCACGGTGTCGGCGAATTCGGCGAGCGTCTGCGGTTGCGCGAAGTCGGCGAACCAGACGTAGAAGCGTTCGACTCCCTGCGCCGCCAGCGCGCCGAAGTGGTCGGCCAGCTCAGCGGCGTCACCGCACCTCAGCCCGTCACCGAGGTGGCCGAACCGGCGCCGGCTGACCTCGGTGACCGCGTCGCGGTCGGCGTCCTCGCCGACGAACCCGACCATCTGCTGCACCGACGCGCGCGCCGAACCGATGGTGGGCAACAACTCGGGCAACCGGTCGAGTTGATGTGACGGGACATTCCACCAGTGCGCGTACTGCCGAACCAGCTCCATGGTGCGTTTGCCGGTTCCGCCGAGCACCAACGGGATCGGGTGTTCGGGGACGGGCTGCTGGACGAGGTCGTCGTGGTCGTCGGCGCCCCAGTATCGGGGCAGCAGTTCCAGTGTGCGGGCCAGCCGGCGCACCCGCGCCGGGGCGTCGTGGCCGTCATCGATGCCGAACCGGTCGAACTCCTGGGGCCAGGAACCCCAGCCCAGCCCGAGTTCGAACCGGCCGCCGGTGGCCGCGGCAAGCGTGACCGCCTGCTTGGCCAGCACCGCCGGGTGCCGGAAGGCGTCGCACAGCACCAGATGGCCGATCCGCAACCGCTCGGTGTGCGCGGCCACCCACGTGGCGACCGTCATGGCCTCCCAGATCCCCTGGTGGGTGGCGCCGGGCGCCTCCAGATGGTCGATGAACGCGATCCCGTCGAAACCGCTCGTCTCGGCGACCC contains:
- a CDS encoding carboxylesterase/lipase family protein; its protein translation is MGSASHNYHAGVTAVVERSPIADTPLGRLRGSYENVPAQAAEGVAVWRGVPYARQPVGDLRFRAPEPPRPWSGVRDAVEPAPIPPQGRSFVGGGKDDPRIRDEACLTLTVWSPDPGGSLPVMVWIPGGAFVYGAGHLQLYNGSRLAANGNVVVVNVTYRLGVFGGFELSGLGAGFDDNLALRDQVAALRWVRDNIAAFGGDPGRVTVFGESAGATSVLALLASPAARGLFHRAIAQSPALPLIADADLRAGRAARFVERLGVGVDDIRELPQRALRRAAGLVQLDSIADSPALAYGLTHGVDLLPRHPIAAARAGTVHPVPLIIGTNSDEASMFAWGRPPMLPTTPDRVEHYFRRHAPHARDTVLAAYPGYPRRRAAVAVGADVMFAAPTWAFADAYSAHAPTYLYRFEHAPPALRALGLGATHGSEIVHIQHTYASYPGRRLHPLGARRTPAVGRRMQRAWLAFATDDHPGSDWPRYDTGRRRTRLIRTGEDLVADDPDVVRRTAWQGVY
- a CDS encoding LLM class flavin-dependent oxidoreductase, translating into MAEWFLFLPQVRFRLAEIVERARVAETSGFDGIAFIDHLEAPGATHQGIWEAMTVATWVAAHTERLRIGHLVLCDAFRHPAVLAKQAVTLAAATGGRFELGLGWGSWPQEFDRFGIDDGHDAPARVRRLARTLELLPRYWGADDHDDLVQQPVPEHPIPLVLGGTGKRTMELVRQYAHWWNVPSHQLDRLPELLPTIGSARASVQQMVGFVGEDADRDAVTEVSRRRFGHLGDGLRCGDAAELADHFGALAAQGVERFYVWFADFAQPQTLAEFADTVIRAR
- a CDS encoding acyl-CoA thioesterase; protein product: MTTHSTEESTTQRTEWTLQMLLDLFDVEPAGENRFTAPSGIAGTDERQVVEGSQVLSAALVAAAKRFGDKSIRSAYAVFARVVLVGPPIEFDIDVISEGRSTTTAVVTASQNGKRCVTVTVLADVPSEDVIRHHLPRPQVVGPDEANVCDMPMVGRQVKLVDIVDVNSPDEVGPPEIHAWLHYDPVPQRSDLAKALLAYFTGHLGISTTMRAHDGIGTAQSHVTVSTAPMTISVSFHEPAGWDGWLLYSHESTQVGAGMSYVRGTVHTEAGELIASFTQDALIRPLRKIDAAIKEQARL
- a CDS encoding DUF885 domain-containing protein: MTSGRTPTAVDAAAERHLARFAALDPCAATEMGLAGYDDQITDYSPDGVRARAELARSTLAEVAALEPADDVDVVTLAALRERLGTQVELHEAGLDVGELNNIASPLQTMRDVFDLMSADNEEDWALISTRLSRLPDRVAGYAEALRTAANGPQPPAIRQVRRGIEQAGQIQRLFVEMATDAPVHDPTLRAELLRHSRAAAAAYQGLATVLAEEIAPRARTRDACGRDAYRLFSRWFLGAAVDLDETYEWGLELLKSIQAEQESTANQLYPGVSVAEALDRLDTEPRYLVRGTDALQAWMQDLSDRAVQALADHHFDIPEPLRRLECLIAPTNTGGIYYTGPSEDFSRPGRMWWSVPPGVDTFHTWQETTTVFHEGVPGHHLQIGRAVLMSDRLNRWRRLGCFVSGHGEGWALYAERLMAELGWLDDAGDRMGMLDAQRFRAARVVIDIGVHCELTAPDGTVWDAAKAADFLARHTVQTEEKLRFELDRYLGWPGQAPSYAVGQRIWQQLREEMTARGWPLKQFHSRALDLGGLPLDVLRSALLDTGAADG
- a CDS encoding DUF1801 domain-containing protein, which gives rise to MAASKKSSADNPAGPKLLSGGNPQIPKGDGDGPVQAYIAAMPGWKRPLGEHLDELIGRTVPGVRKAVKWNQPFYGHPDSDGWFLAFRCYTNYVQLQFFRGTSLEPVPPKASRHPEVRYLDIRADDEPDDRLLASWVEQAAALPGEPM
- the ypfJ gene encoding KPN_02809 family neutral zinc metallopeptidase, whose translation is MTFNEGMRIDTSTTSTGGGGGGRRIAVGGGIGGLLVVVVALLLGVDPGTVTPQQQRLDPGGAASEGFDLSQCRTGADANRLAECRVVATGNSLDAVWAQLLPGYQRPRIMLFTDAVNTGCGAATSDVGPFYCPADQTAYFDTGFFDVLRDQFGSSGGPLAQEYVVAHEFGHHVQNLQGTLGRAHGPAAQGPQGAGVRTELQADCYAGVWAHYAAITEQEDTGVPFLEPLSDQDIADALSAAAAVGDDRIQQAATGRVSPESWTHGSSAQRQKWFTVGYQTGDPQRCDTFATDDLG
- a CDS encoding MBL fold metallo-hydrolase, with protein sequence MAEPSAEPVRAVEVTAELSLLHIDGWQVYVWRDGDEVTVIDTGQPGSGARILAHTGTVTQVVLTHGHVDHCGSAAELQRATGAFVAAGAGDTDAIQAGAALPPPVFEDWERPIHEQVAAGLPEAAPAVTVHRDLIDGDVLDFGGGARVLAVPGHTDGSIAIHLPEHGVLFTGDTVANVGTLSLGVFNRDRARTIEAFRRLAALDVETVCFGHGDPIVEGGGHRLREVAAELG